A part of Aegilops tauschii subsp. strangulata cultivar AL8/78 chromosome 2, Aet v6.0, whole genome shotgun sequence genomic DNA contains:
- the LOC109739319 gene encoding uncharacterized protein, with the protein MARPSYAYLKLKMSGPTGVITVLGDPRRAKEIVNLNASMAEESGAKVEFVAYKLTVDPTEMPMEKKLTPEPSFHSATGTKNIQVHPCDPSKTAKIDDDLDPK; encoded by the coding sequence ATGGCCCGTCCCAGCTACGCATACTTGAAGCTTAAAATGTCGGGCCCCACGGGTGTGATTACGGTCTTGGGTGACCCGAGGCGTGCAAAAGAGATCGTGAACCTGAACGCCAGCATGGCGGAAGAAAGTGGTGCAAAAGTGGAGTTTGTTGCATACAAGCTCACCGTTGATCCCACTGAGATGCCTATGGAAAAGAAACTGACTCCTGAACCATCCTTCCATTCAGCAACAGGCACAAAAAATATTCAAGTGCACCCCTGCGATCCCTCCAAGACGGCTAAGATTGATGATGACCTGGACCCAAAATAG